The Larus michahellis chromosome 2, bLarMic1.1, whole genome shotgun sequence genome window below encodes:
- the UBP1 gene encoding upstream-binding protein 1 isoform X2, translating to MAWVLKMDEVIESGLVHDFDASLSGIGQELGAGAYSMSDVLALPIFKQEDSSLPQENETKHPPFQYVMCAATSPAVKLYDETLTYLNQGQSYEIRMLDNRKAGDIPEINGKLVKSIIRVVFHDRRLQYTEHQQLEGWKWNRPGDRLLDLDIPMSVGVIDIKTNPSQLNAVEFLWDPTKCTSAFIQVHCISTEFTPRKHGGEKGVPFRIQVDTFKQTENGEYTDHLHSASCQIKVFKPKGADRKQKTDREKMEKRTAHEKEKYQPSYDTTVLTEMRLEPIIEDAVEHEQKKSSKRTLPADYGDSLAKRGSCSPWPDTPTTFVNNSPTPAPTFTSAQHNTYSVPDSNSSSPNHQGDGTSQGSGDLHPSATIQETQQWLLKHRFSTYTRLFSNFSGADLLKLTREDLVQICGPADGIRLYNALKSRSVRPRLTIYVCQEPLRSIQLERPDAGNGDSSNGAIYVYHAIYLEEMAASEVTRKLALAFNIPLHQINQVYRQGPTGIHILVSDQMVQNFQDESCFLFTTIKAENGEGFHIILK from the exons tgatgttttggCACTGCCTATTTTCAAACAGGAAGATTCCAGCCTTCCACAAGAAAATGAGACCAAACATCCACCCTTCCAGTATGTTATGTGTGCTGCAACATCTCCAGCAGTAAAATTATATGATGAAACTCTTACATACTTGAATCAAG gtCAGTCCTATGAGATACGGATGCTAGATAATCGGAAAGCTGGAGACATACCAGAGATCAATGGAAAACTGGTGAAG AGTATTATAAGAGTTGTGTTCCATGACAGAAGGTTGCAATATACGGAGCACCAGCAGCTAGAAGGTTGGAAGTGGAATCGCCCTGGGGACAGACTTCTCGACTTAG ATATTCCAATGTCTGTTGGAGTCATTGATATCAAGACAAATCCAAGCCAGCTCAATGCAGTTGAATTTTTGTGGGATCCAACAAAATGTACATCTGCTTTTATTCAG gtacaTTGTATCAGCACTGAATTTACCCCTCGTAAACatggaggagagaaaggagtTCCTTTTAGGATTCAGGTTGACACTTTTAAACAGACTGAAAATGGAGAATATACAGATCATCTGCATTCAGCCAGTTGTCAAATCAAAGTTTTTAAG CCAAAAGGAGCagacaggaaacagaaaacagacagagaaaagatggaaaagcGAACTgcccatgaaaaagaaaagtatcaGCCTTCGTATGACACCACAGTTCTTACAGAG ATGAGGCTTGAGCCTATAATTGAAGATGCAGTTGAACATGAGCAGAAAAAGTCCAGCAAGCGGACTTTGCCAGCAGACTACGGTGATTCTCTGGCAAAGCGAGGCAGT TGCTCACCATGGCCTGATACTCCTACAACATTTGTAAACAACAGTCCTACTCCTGCTCCAACTTTTACCTCTGCTCAACATAATACCTACAGTGTCCCAGACAG caATTCTTCTTCCCCAAATCATCAAGGAGATGGAACTTCTCAAGGGTCTGGAGAT CTTCATCCTTCAGCCACAATCCAGGAAACTCAGCAATGGTTGCTCAAGCATAGGTTCTCGACCTATACACGGCTTTTTTCAAATTTCTCAG GTGCTGATTTATTAAAGCTGACAAGAGAAGATCTGGTACAAATCTGTGGTCCAGCCGATGGAATTCGGCTATATAATGCACTGAAATCCAG GTCTGTTAGGCCCCGTTTAACAATCTATGTCTGTCAGGAGCCATTAAGGAGCATACAACTGGAGAGACCAGATGCAGGCAACGGTGATAGCAGCAATGGTGCAATATACG tttatcATGCAATCTACTTAGAAGAAATGGCAGCCTCAGAAGTCACTCGCAAGCTCGCTTTGGCATTTAATATTCCTTTGCATCAGATCAACCAGGTTTACAGACAGGGTCCCACAGGTATCCACATTCTTGTTAGTGATCAG ATGGTTCAAAACTTTCAAGATGAGAGTTGTTTCTTATTCACCACAATAAAAG ctgaaaatggtGAAGGCTTCCATATAATTTTGAAGTGA
- the UBP1 gene encoding upstream-binding protein 1 isoform X3, whose product MAWVLKMDEVIESGLVHDFDASLSGIGQELGAGAYSMSDVLALPIFKQEDSSLPQENETKHPPFQYVMCAATSPAVKLYDETLTYLNQGQSYEIRMLDNRKAGDIPEINGKLVKSIIRVVFHDRRLQYTEHQQLEGWKWNRPGDRLLDLDIPMSVGVIDIKTNPSQLNAVEFLWDPTKCTSAFIQVHCISTEFTPRKHGGEKGVPFRIQVDTFKQTENGEYTDHLHSASCQIKVFKPKGADRKQKTDREKMEKRTAHEKEKYQPSYDTTVLTECSPWPDTPTTFVNNSPTPAPTFTSAQHNTYSVPDSNSSSPNHQGDGTSQGSGDQLHPSATIQETQQWLLKHRFSTYTRLFSNFSGADLLKLTREDLVQICGPADGIRLYNALKSRSVRPRLTIYVCQEPLRSIQLERPDAGNGDSSNGAIYVYHAIYLEEMAASEVTRKLALAFNIPLHQINQVYRQGPTGIHILVSDQMVQNFQDESCFLFTTIKAENGEGFHIILK is encoded by the exons tgatgttttggCACTGCCTATTTTCAAACAGGAAGATTCCAGCCTTCCACAAGAAAATGAGACCAAACATCCACCCTTCCAGTATGTTATGTGTGCTGCAACATCTCCAGCAGTAAAATTATATGATGAAACTCTTACATACTTGAATCAAG gtCAGTCCTATGAGATACGGATGCTAGATAATCGGAAAGCTGGAGACATACCAGAGATCAATGGAAAACTGGTGAAG AGTATTATAAGAGTTGTGTTCCATGACAGAAGGTTGCAATATACGGAGCACCAGCAGCTAGAAGGTTGGAAGTGGAATCGCCCTGGGGACAGACTTCTCGACTTAG ATATTCCAATGTCTGTTGGAGTCATTGATATCAAGACAAATCCAAGCCAGCTCAATGCAGTTGAATTTTTGTGGGATCCAACAAAATGTACATCTGCTTTTATTCAG gtacaTTGTATCAGCACTGAATTTACCCCTCGTAAACatggaggagagaaaggagtTCCTTTTAGGATTCAGGTTGACACTTTTAAACAGACTGAAAATGGAGAATATACAGATCATCTGCATTCAGCCAGTTGTCAAATCAAAGTTTTTAAG CCAAAAGGAGCagacaggaaacagaaaacagacagagaaaagatggaaaagcGAACTgcccatgaaaaagaaaagtatcaGCCTTCGTATGACACCACAGTTCTTACAGAG TGCTCACCATGGCCTGATACTCCTACAACATTTGTAAACAACAGTCCTACTCCTGCTCCAACTTTTACCTCTGCTCAACATAATACCTACAGTGTCCCAGACAG caATTCTTCTTCCCCAAATCATCAAGGAGATGGAACTTCTCAAGGGTCTGGAGAT CAGCTTCATCCTTCAGCCACAATCCAGGAAACTCAGCAATGGTTGCTCAAGCATAGGTTCTCGACCTATACACGGCTTTTTTCAAATTTCTCAG GTGCTGATTTATTAAAGCTGACAAGAGAAGATCTGGTACAAATCTGTGGTCCAGCCGATGGAATTCGGCTATATAATGCACTGAAATCCAG GTCTGTTAGGCCCCGTTTAACAATCTATGTCTGTCAGGAGCCATTAAGGAGCATACAACTGGAGAGACCAGATGCAGGCAACGGTGATAGCAGCAATGGTGCAATATACG tttatcATGCAATCTACTTAGAAGAAATGGCAGCCTCAGAAGTCACTCGCAAGCTCGCTTTGGCATTTAATATTCCTTTGCATCAGATCAACCAGGTTTACAGACAGGGTCCCACAGGTATCCACATTCTTGTTAGTGATCAG ATGGTTCAAAACTTTCAAGATGAGAGTTGTTTCTTATTCACCACAATAAAAG ctgaaaatggtGAAGGCTTCCATATAATTTTGAAGTGA
- the UBP1 gene encoding upstream-binding protein 1 isoform X4, with amino-acid sequence MAWVLKMDEVIESGLVHDFDASLSGIGQELGAGAYSMSDVLALPIFKQEDSSLPQENETKHPPFQYVMCAATSPAVKLYDETLTYLNQGQSYEIRMLDNRKAGDIPEINGKLVKSIIRVVFHDRRLQYTEHQQLEGWKWNRPGDRLLDLDIPMSVGVIDIKTNPSQLNAVEFLWDPTKCTSAFIQVHCISTEFTPRKHGGEKGVPFRIQVDTFKQTENGEYTDHLHSASCQIKVFKPKGADRKQKTDREKMEKRTAHEKEKYQPSYDTTVLTECSPWPDTPTTFVNNSPTPAPTFTSAQHNTYSVPDSNSSSPNHQGDGTSQGSGDLHPSATIQETQQWLLKHRFSTYTRLFSNFSGADLLKLTREDLVQICGPADGIRLYNALKSRSVRPRLTIYVCQEPLRSIQLERPDAGNGDSSNGAIYVYHAIYLEEMAASEVTRKLALAFNIPLHQINQVYRQGPTGIHILVSDQMVQNFQDESCFLFTTIKAENGEGFHIILK; translated from the exons tgatgttttggCACTGCCTATTTTCAAACAGGAAGATTCCAGCCTTCCACAAGAAAATGAGACCAAACATCCACCCTTCCAGTATGTTATGTGTGCTGCAACATCTCCAGCAGTAAAATTATATGATGAAACTCTTACATACTTGAATCAAG gtCAGTCCTATGAGATACGGATGCTAGATAATCGGAAAGCTGGAGACATACCAGAGATCAATGGAAAACTGGTGAAG AGTATTATAAGAGTTGTGTTCCATGACAGAAGGTTGCAATATACGGAGCACCAGCAGCTAGAAGGTTGGAAGTGGAATCGCCCTGGGGACAGACTTCTCGACTTAG ATATTCCAATGTCTGTTGGAGTCATTGATATCAAGACAAATCCAAGCCAGCTCAATGCAGTTGAATTTTTGTGGGATCCAACAAAATGTACATCTGCTTTTATTCAG gtacaTTGTATCAGCACTGAATTTACCCCTCGTAAACatggaggagagaaaggagtTCCTTTTAGGATTCAGGTTGACACTTTTAAACAGACTGAAAATGGAGAATATACAGATCATCTGCATTCAGCCAGTTGTCAAATCAAAGTTTTTAAG CCAAAAGGAGCagacaggaaacagaaaacagacagagaaaagatggaaaagcGAACTgcccatgaaaaagaaaagtatcaGCCTTCGTATGACACCACAGTTCTTACAGAG TGCTCACCATGGCCTGATACTCCTACAACATTTGTAAACAACAGTCCTACTCCTGCTCCAACTTTTACCTCTGCTCAACATAATACCTACAGTGTCCCAGACAG caATTCTTCTTCCCCAAATCATCAAGGAGATGGAACTTCTCAAGGGTCTGGAGAT CTTCATCCTTCAGCCACAATCCAGGAAACTCAGCAATGGTTGCTCAAGCATAGGTTCTCGACCTATACACGGCTTTTTTCAAATTTCTCAG GTGCTGATTTATTAAAGCTGACAAGAGAAGATCTGGTACAAATCTGTGGTCCAGCCGATGGAATTCGGCTATATAATGCACTGAAATCCAG GTCTGTTAGGCCCCGTTTAACAATCTATGTCTGTCAGGAGCCATTAAGGAGCATACAACTGGAGAGACCAGATGCAGGCAACGGTGATAGCAGCAATGGTGCAATATACG tttatcATGCAATCTACTTAGAAGAAATGGCAGCCTCAGAAGTCACTCGCAAGCTCGCTTTGGCATTTAATATTCCTTTGCATCAGATCAACCAGGTTTACAGACAGGGTCCCACAGGTATCCACATTCTTGTTAGTGATCAG ATGGTTCAAAACTTTCAAGATGAGAGTTGTTTCTTATTCACCACAATAAAAG ctgaaaatggtGAAGGCTTCCATATAATTTTGAAGTGA
- the UBP1 gene encoding upstream-binding protein 1 isoform X1: MAWVLKMDEVIESGLVHDFDASLSGIGQELGAGAYSMSDVLALPIFKQEDSSLPQENETKHPPFQYVMCAATSPAVKLYDETLTYLNQGQSYEIRMLDNRKAGDIPEINGKLVKSIIRVVFHDRRLQYTEHQQLEGWKWNRPGDRLLDLDIPMSVGVIDIKTNPSQLNAVEFLWDPTKCTSAFIQVHCISTEFTPRKHGGEKGVPFRIQVDTFKQTENGEYTDHLHSASCQIKVFKPKGADRKQKTDREKMEKRTAHEKEKYQPSYDTTVLTEMRLEPIIEDAVEHEQKKSSKRTLPADYGDSLAKRGSCSPWPDTPTTFVNNSPTPAPTFTSAQHNTYSVPDSNSSSPNHQGDGTSQGSGDQLHPSATIQETQQWLLKHRFSTYTRLFSNFSGADLLKLTREDLVQICGPADGIRLYNALKSRSVRPRLTIYVCQEPLRSIQLERPDAGNGDSSNGAIYVYHAIYLEEMAASEVTRKLALAFNIPLHQINQVYRQGPTGIHILVSDQMVQNFQDESCFLFTTIKAENGEGFHIILK; the protein is encoded by the exons tgatgttttggCACTGCCTATTTTCAAACAGGAAGATTCCAGCCTTCCACAAGAAAATGAGACCAAACATCCACCCTTCCAGTATGTTATGTGTGCTGCAACATCTCCAGCAGTAAAATTATATGATGAAACTCTTACATACTTGAATCAAG gtCAGTCCTATGAGATACGGATGCTAGATAATCGGAAAGCTGGAGACATACCAGAGATCAATGGAAAACTGGTGAAG AGTATTATAAGAGTTGTGTTCCATGACAGAAGGTTGCAATATACGGAGCACCAGCAGCTAGAAGGTTGGAAGTGGAATCGCCCTGGGGACAGACTTCTCGACTTAG ATATTCCAATGTCTGTTGGAGTCATTGATATCAAGACAAATCCAAGCCAGCTCAATGCAGTTGAATTTTTGTGGGATCCAACAAAATGTACATCTGCTTTTATTCAG gtacaTTGTATCAGCACTGAATTTACCCCTCGTAAACatggaggagagaaaggagtTCCTTTTAGGATTCAGGTTGACACTTTTAAACAGACTGAAAATGGAGAATATACAGATCATCTGCATTCAGCCAGTTGTCAAATCAAAGTTTTTAAG CCAAAAGGAGCagacaggaaacagaaaacagacagagaaaagatggaaaagcGAACTgcccatgaaaaagaaaagtatcaGCCTTCGTATGACACCACAGTTCTTACAGAG ATGAGGCTTGAGCCTATAATTGAAGATGCAGTTGAACATGAGCAGAAAAAGTCCAGCAAGCGGACTTTGCCAGCAGACTACGGTGATTCTCTGGCAAAGCGAGGCAGT TGCTCACCATGGCCTGATACTCCTACAACATTTGTAAACAACAGTCCTACTCCTGCTCCAACTTTTACCTCTGCTCAACATAATACCTACAGTGTCCCAGACAG caATTCTTCTTCCCCAAATCATCAAGGAGATGGAACTTCTCAAGGGTCTGGAGAT CAGCTTCATCCTTCAGCCACAATCCAGGAAACTCAGCAATGGTTGCTCAAGCATAGGTTCTCGACCTATACACGGCTTTTTTCAAATTTCTCAG GTGCTGATTTATTAAAGCTGACAAGAGAAGATCTGGTACAAATCTGTGGTCCAGCCGATGGAATTCGGCTATATAATGCACTGAAATCCAG GTCTGTTAGGCCCCGTTTAACAATCTATGTCTGTCAGGAGCCATTAAGGAGCATACAACTGGAGAGACCAGATGCAGGCAACGGTGATAGCAGCAATGGTGCAATATACG tttatcATGCAATCTACTTAGAAGAAATGGCAGCCTCAGAAGTCACTCGCAAGCTCGCTTTGGCATTTAATATTCCTTTGCATCAGATCAACCAGGTTTACAGACAGGGTCCCACAGGTATCCACATTCTTGTTAGTGATCAG ATGGTTCAAAACTTTCAAGATGAGAGTTGTTTCTTATTCACCACAATAAAAG ctgaaaatggtGAAGGCTTCCATATAATTTTGAAGTGA